A genomic segment from Bubalus kerabau isolate K-KA32 ecotype Philippines breed swamp buffalo chromosome 21, PCC_UOA_SB_1v2, whole genome shotgun sequence encodes:
- the PRELID3A gene encoding PRELI domain containing protein 3A isoform X5, giving the protein MRKYPNPMNPCVVGVDVLERSVDGRGRLHSHRLLSTEWGLPSLVRAILGTSRTLTYIREHSVVDPVEKKMELCSTNITLTNLVSVSERLVYTPHPEDPGKTVLTQEAVITVKGVSLGSYLESLMANTISSNAKKVEALRSYRALSASGYHCGAE; this is encoded by the exons ATGAGGAAGTACCCGAATCCCATGAATCCCTGTGTTGTGGGTGTCGACGTGCTGGAGCGCAGTGTGGATGGCCGGGGCCGGCTTCACAGCCACCGCCTCCTCAGTACCGAGTGGGGGCTGCCCAGCCTCGTGAGAGCG attttggGGACCAGTAGGACTTTGACATACATCAGAGAACATTCTGTTGTGGATccagtggaaaagaaaatggagctCTGCTCCACCAAT ATCACACTCACAAACTTGGTGTCAGTGAGTGAGAGGCTGGTGTACACACCCCACCCGGAGGACCCAGGAAA GACCGTGCTCACCCAGGAAGCTGTCATCACCGTGAAGGGAGTCAGCCTCGGCAGCTATCTGGAGAGTTTAATGGCCAACACGATATCGTCCAACGCAAAGAAG GTGGAAGCCCTTAGGTCCTACAGAGCTCTTTCTGCCAGTGGCTACCATTGTGGAGCAGAGTGA
- the PRELID3A gene encoding PRELI domain containing protein 3A isoform X8 codes for MRKYPNPMNPCVVGVDVLERSVDGRGRLHSHRLLSTEWGLPSLVRAILGTSRTLTYIREHSVVDPVEKKMELCSTNITLTNLVSVSERLVYTPHPEDPGKTVLTQEAVITVKGVSLGSYLESLMANTISSNAKKGWAAIEWIIENAERALS; via the exons ATGAGGAAGTACCCGAATCCCATGAATCCCTGTGTTGTGGGTGTCGACGTGCTGGAGCGCAGTGTGGATGGCCGGGGCCGGCTTCACAGCCACCGCCTCCTCAGTACCGAGTGGGGGCTGCCCAGCCTCGTGAGAGCG attttggGGACCAGTAGGACTTTGACATACATCAGAGAACATTCTGTTGTGGATccagtggaaaagaaaatggagctCTGCTCCACCAAT ATCACACTCACAAACTTGGTGTCAGTGAGTGAGAGGCTGGTGTACACACCCCACCCGGAGGACCCAGGAAA GACCGTGCTCACCCAGGAAGCTGTCATCACCGTGAAGGGAGTCAGCCTCGGCAGCTATCTGGAGAGTTTAATGGCCAACACGATATCGTCCAACGCAAAGAAG GGCTGGGCCGCTATTGAGTGGATAATTGAAAATGCGGAACGCGCGCTGAGCTAA
- the PRELID3A gene encoding PRELI domain containing protein 3A isoform X7, whose amino-acid sequence MRKYPNPMNPCVVGVDVLERSVDGRGRLHSHRLLSTEWGLPSLVRAILGTSRTLTYIREHSVVDPVEKKMELCSTNITLTNLVSVSERLVYTPHPEDPGKTVLTQEAVITVKGVSLGSYLESLMANTISSNAKKKHLLSTCCMQDSLPNLGM is encoded by the exons ATGAGGAAGTACCCGAATCCCATGAATCCCTGTGTTGTGGGTGTCGACGTGCTGGAGCGCAGTGTGGATGGCCGGGGCCGGCTTCACAGCCACCGCCTCCTCAGTACCGAGTGGGGGCTGCCCAGCCTCGTGAGAGCG attttggGGACCAGTAGGACTTTGACATACATCAGAGAACATTCTGTTGTGGATccagtggaaaagaaaatggagctCTGCTCCACCAAT ATCACACTCACAAACTTGGTGTCAGTGAGTGAGAGGCTGGTGTACACACCCCACCCGGAGGACCCAGGAAA GACCGTGCTCACCCAGGAAGCTGTCATCACCGTGAAGGGAGTCAGCCTCGGCAGCTATCTGGAGAGTTTAATGGCCAACACGATATCGTCCAACGCAAAGAAG aaacatttattgagcacctgttgCATGCAAGATAGTTTGCCAAATCTAGGGATGTAG
- the PRELID3A gene encoding PRELI domain containing protein 3A isoform X2, translated as MRKYPNPMNPCVVGVDVLERSVDGRGRLHSHRLLSTEWGLPSLVRAILGTSRTLTYIREHSVVDPVEKKMELCSTNITLTNLVSVSERLVYTPHPEDPGKTVLTQEAVITVKGVSLGSYLESLMANTISSNAKKGLLCWRPVENHGFSSCRYHPTAPQTRAQLPQSLMMPHQKKKQKRRSESGAWSWLDWERRELPGHSHHQAGRL; from the exons ATGAGGAAGTACCCGAATCCCATGAATCCCTGTGTTGTGGGTGTCGACGTGCTGGAGCGCAGTGTGGATGGCCGGGGCCGGCTTCACAGCCACCGCCTCCTCAGTACCGAGTGGGGGCTGCCCAGCCTCGTGAGAGCG attttggGGACCAGTAGGACTTTGACATACATCAGAGAACATTCTGTTGTGGATccagtggaaaagaaaatggagctCTGCTCCACCAAT ATCACACTCACAAACTTGGTGTCAGTGAGTGAGAGGCTGGTGTACACACCCCACCCGGAGGACCCAGGAAA GACCGTGCTCACCCAGGAAGCTGTCATCACCGTGAAGGGAGTCAGCCTCGGCAGCTATCTGGAGAGTTTAATGGCCAACACGATATCGTCCAACGCAAAGAAG GGGCTGCTGTGCTGGAGGCCTGTGGAGAATCACGGCTTCTCCAGCTGTCGTTACCATCCCACAGCACCCCAGACCAG AGCTCAACTGCCTCAATCTTTAATGATGCctcaccaaaaaaagaaacagaagagaagaagTGAGTCCGGAGCATGGTCCTGGCTGGACTGGGAGAGGCGGGAGCTCCCGGGTCACAGCCATCATCAGGCTGGTCGGCTGTGA
- the PRELID3A gene encoding PRELI domain containing protein 3A isoform X1, whose protein sequence is MRKYPNPMNPCVVGVDVLERSVDGRGRLHSHRLLSTEWGLPSLVRAILGTSRTLTYIREHSVVDPVEKKMELCSTNITLTNLVSVSERLVYTPHPEDPGKTVLTQEAVITVKGVSLGSYLESLMANTISSNAKKRSRCYVRWRKEEEQQQVLQTWESRSYRKQLCQGTGHILCSHVRQKQEVNSGMNDTRAPIHYCTCSLMEFRRERASAWPWMFLIRAEKAKEISFWAGDPLPQWEVCRVGTPTSAVAVVTVFFFLLS, encoded by the exons ATGAGGAAGTACCCGAATCCCATGAATCCCTGTGTTGTGGGTGTCGACGTGCTGGAGCGCAGTGTGGATGGCCGGGGCCGGCTTCACAGCCACCGCCTCCTCAGTACCGAGTGGGGGCTGCCCAGCCTCGTGAGAGCG attttggGGACCAGTAGGACTTTGACATACATCAGAGAACATTCTGTTGTGGATccagtggaaaagaaaatggagctCTGCTCCACCAAT ATCACACTCACAAACTTGGTGTCAGTGAGTGAGAGGCTGGTGTACACACCCCACCCGGAGGACCCAGGAAA GACCGTGCTCACCCAGGAAGCTGTCATCACCGTGAAGGGAGTCAGCCTCGGCAGCTATCTGGAGAGTTTAATGGCCAACACGATATCGTCCAACGCAAAGAAG CGTAGTAGATGCTATGTGCggtggaggaaagaggaagagcAGCAGCAAGTACTGCAGACATGGGAGTCCAGAAGCTACCGGAAGCAGCTGTGCCAGGGGACGGGGCACATTCTGTGCAGTCATGTGAGGCAGAAGCAGGAGGTGAACAGTGGCATGAATGACACGAGGGCTCCAATCCACTACTGCACCTGCTCACTGATGGAGTTTCGCAGGGAAAGAGCATCTGCCTGGCCCTGGATGTTTTTAATCAGGGCTGAGAAGGCCAAAGAAATAAGCTTCTGGGCTGGGGATCCCTTACCACAATGGGAGGTGTGTAGAGTGGGGACCCCCACTTCCGCCGTGGCTGTAGtaaccgtttttttttttttattaagctgA
- the PRELID3A gene encoding PRELI domain containing protein 3A isoform X4 translates to MRKYPNPMNPCVVGVDVLERSVDGRGRLHSHRLLSTEWGLPSLVRAILGTSRTLTYIREHSVVDPVEKKMELCSTNITLTNLVSVSERLVYTPHPEDPGKTVLTQEAVITVKGVSLGSYLESLMANTISSNAKKSSTASIFNDASPKKETEEKK, encoded by the exons ATGAGGAAGTACCCGAATCCCATGAATCCCTGTGTTGTGGGTGTCGACGTGCTGGAGCGCAGTGTGGATGGCCGGGGCCGGCTTCACAGCCACCGCCTCCTCAGTACCGAGTGGGGGCTGCCCAGCCTCGTGAGAGCG attttggGGACCAGTAGGACTTTGACATACATCAGAGAACATTCTGTTGTGGATccagtggaaaagaaaatggagctCTGCTCCACCAAT ATCACACTCACAAACTTGGTGTCAGTGAGTGAGAGGCTGGTGTACACACCCCACCCGGAGGACCCAGGAAA GACCGTGCTCACCCAGGAAGCTGTCATCACCGTGAAGGGAGTCAGCCTCGGCAGCTATCTGGAGAGTTTAATGGCCAACACGATATCGTCCAACGCAAAGAAG AGCTCAACTGCCTCAATCTTTAATGATGCctcaccaaaaaaagaaacagaagagaagaagTGA
- the PRELID3A gene encoding PRELI domain containing protein 3A isoform X9 has product MRKYPNPMNPCVVGVDVLERSVDGRGRLHSHRLLSTEWGLPSLVRAILGTSRTLTYIREHSVVDPVEKKMELCSTNITLTNLVSVSERLVYTPHPEDPGKTVLTQEAVITVKGVSLGSYLESLMANTISSNAKKINPL; this is encoded by the exons ATGAGGAAGTACCCGAATCCCATGAATCCCTGTGTTGTGGGTGTCGACGTGCTGGAGCGCAGTGTGGATGGCCGGGGCCGGCTTCACAGCCACCGCCTCCTCAGTACCGAGTGGGGGCTGCCCAGCCTCGTGAGAGCG attttggGGACCAGTAGGACTTTGACATACATCAGAGAACATTCTGTTGTGGATccagtggaaaagaaaatggagctCTGCTCCACCAAT ATCACACTCACAAACTTGGTGTCAGTGAGTGAGAGGCTGGTGTACACACCCCACCCGGAGGACCCAGGAAA GACCGTGCTCACCCAGGAAGCTGTCATCACCGTGAAGGGAGTCAGCCTCGGCAGCTATCTGGAGAGTTTAATGGCCAACACGATATCGTCCAACGCAAAGAAG ATTAATCCCTTGTGA
- the PRELID3A gene encoding PRELI domain containing protein 3A isoform X6, giving the protein MRKYPNPMNPCVVGVDVLERSVDGRGRLHSHRLLSTEWGLPSLVRAILGTSRTLTYIREHSVVDPVEKKMELCSTNITLTNLVSVSERLVYTPHPEDPGKTVLTQEAVITVKGVSLGSYLESLMANTISSNAKKVDNKCMHSTYFRAEYQDCG; this is encoded by the exons ATGAGGAAGTACCCGAATCCCATGAATCCCTGTGTTGTGGGTGTCGACGTGCTGGAGCGCAGTGTGGATGGCCGGGGCCGGCTTCACAGCCACCGCCTCCTCAGTACCGAGTGGGGGCTGCCCAGCCTCGTGAGAGCG attttggGGACCAGTAGGACTTTGACATACATCAGAGAACATTCTGTTGTGGATccagtggaaaagaaaatggagctCTGCTCCACCAAT ATCACACTCACAAACTTGGTGTCAGTGAGTGAGAGGCTGGTGTACACACCCCACCCGGAGGACCCAGGAAA GACCGTGCTCACCCAGGAAGCTGTCATCACCGTGAAGGGAGTCAGCCTCGGCAGCTATCTGGAGAGTTTAATGGCCAACACGATATCGTCCAACGCAAAGAAG GTAGACAACAAGTGTATGCACAGCACCTACTTCAGAGCTGAGTATCAGGATTGTGGCTGA
- the PRELID3A gene encoding PRELI domain containing protein 3A isoform X3 produces MELCSTNITLTNLVSVSERLVYTPHPEDPGKTVLTQEAVITVKGVSLGSYLESLMANTISSNAKKRSRCYVRWRKEEEQQQVLQTWESRSYRKQLCQGTGHILCSHVRQKQEVNSGMNDTRAPIHYCTCSLMEFRRERASAWPWMFLIRAEKAKEISFWAGDPLPQWEVCRVGTPTSAVAVVTVFFFLLS; encoded by the exons atggagctCTGCTCCACCAAT ATCACACTCACAAACTTGGTGTCAGTGAGTGAGAGGCTGGTGTACACACCCCACCCGGAGGACCCAGGAAA GACCGTGCTCACCCAGGAAGCTGTCATCACCGTGAAGGGAGTCAGCCTCGGCAGCTATCTGGAGAGTTTAATGGCCAACACGATATCGTCCAACGCAAAGAAG CGTAGTAGATGCTATGTGCggtggaggaaagaggaagagcAGCAGCAAGTACTGCAGACATGGGAGTCCAGAAGCTACCGGAAGCAGCTGTGCCAGGGGACGGGGCACATTCTGTGCAGTCATGTGAGGCAGAAGCAGGAGGTGAACAGTGGCATGAATGACACGAGGGCTCCAATCCACTACTGCACCTGCTCACTGATGGAGTTTCGCAGGGAAAGAGCATCTGCCTGGCCCTGGATGTTTTTAATCAGGGCTGAGAAGGCCAAAGAAATAAGCTTCTGGGCTGGGGATCCCTTACCACAATGGGAGGTGTGTAGAGTGGGGACCCCCACTTCCGCCGTGGCTGTAGtaaccgtttttttttttttattaagctgA